One segment of Acidobacteriota bacterium DNA contains the following:
- a CDS encoding UvrD-helicase domain-containing protein, with translation MSSAVSAPVPGRTGASSPRNREAGPEPSYDESQRRALDLTTHMVVSAAAGSGKTRVLVGRYLRILEHHGHQPHRIVAITFTEEAASQMAGRIREGVLARLSIAPSPESKRPWAQALAALGDFPITTLHSFCLRILREHGSRIGLDPGFGVLSGGDQRLLLDRCLQEQLDSWSGTRLPAFETLLRYLPYRRIEGILAEVVQRRNHLAARSSLDQAEILGRLYRRETAHFLARSEVWARLRRLLERVPKRLLIRNDSFARKCVRQRELFRARPTLDDKEFLVRFEESLGLVARPSKAWTDWEHRAGLVKCWKALKEEYGRYPLRVSHPSEESGFDGDAHFDKAMLALEELAGLALDRYRSEKEQDSLLDFEDLLALARSLIRLPDVRRTLRSRHRFFLVDEFQDTNRLQWEILKPLVGAGANFFAVGDDKQSIYRFRDADVAVFRAVRKWVRKRGRVVELRRNYRSHSSLVRFSNRVFRYLMQPGLDYEAVHQEMTPVRKESAVADPGVRGLLYEKLPQGYGTEAEVAAEAAMELLSEGFQAREIAVLLRNRTRLREFENAFCRWDLPFSARGGNRLHDQPEIVDLTNLLRFLDDPGRDLELLGVLRSPLFNFSDEDLLLLSLQEGSGIWSKLRSGEPPSGAWPRHWIFARESLGAWVQAPYQGSAAILSQVIAETGYDEIMAAGGRGDLARNSIRRLLELARRFEIGHGPSRRPFCRYLEGLRRLGAQEGGFAEGGSDRISVHTIHGAKGLQFPAVILPDLGAPLLAGMIDPFFGQAVGKEENQYCFGLAIRNPLRGYERYRHPHYEMLRRLDRYRQTAEEKRLLYVALTRARERLVLIGRKSGRPSYARWLQEADAETYMTPLTLRTLDGSRKSAGREPGENELSPTVSTQVLTGQSALASRDNRLAPGADSWSKTTWTPTEIVSYYRCPRSFFHSRVEGRVEAPASGWRASPSALVGSAVHELLEKPGALGDEAAVERFLDRWRTRLGPLYSEEEIRRMSRRIEKSIEGVRKSRLAERLASARKVFSEKRFHVVEQGRLVTGIIDKLFQEGNGRWVVVDFKTTRRTEPGEGQEIVEKGYRLQVRIYLWAVSRILETMNLAGRLLFTEAGTLRPVTFDASVAARCGDLVGRLPQTPDPHRFPRTRIAETCSGCGFMTRGLCPGAAGPHPD, from the coding sequence GGTCCTGGCCAGACTCTCCATAGCTCCTTCCCCAGAGTCGAAACGTCCCTGGGCACAGGCGCTGGCGGCCTTGGGAGACTTTCCCATCACCACCTTGCACAGCTTCTGCCTGAGGATTCTCAGGGAACACGGAAGCCGGATCGGCCTCGATCCCGGTTTCGGCGTCCTGAGCGGAGGGGATCAGCGCCTGCTGCTGGACCGGTGTCTCCAGGAGCAGCTCGACTCCTGGTCCGGCACCCGGCTTCCCGCGTTCGAGACGCTGCTTCGATATCTGCCGTACCGGAGAATCGAAGGAATCCTGGCCGAAGTGGTCCAGAGACGGAATCACCTGGCAGCCCGCTCGTCCCTCGACCAGGCTGAGATCCTGGGCCGCCTCTATCGGCGGGAAACGGCGCACTTCCTGGCGCGGTCGGAGGTGTGGGCCCGGTTGCGGCGCCTTCTGGAGCGGGTGCCGAAACGGCTCTTGATACGGAACGATTCCTTCGCCCGTAAATGCGTTCGGCAGCGGGAACTCTTTCGGGCTCGCCCCACGTTGGACGACAAGGAGTTCCTGGTTCGATTCGAAGAATCTCTGGGCCTGGTGGCGCGGCCTTCCAAAGCCTGGACGGACTGGGAACATCGAGCCGGCCTGGTGAAGTGCTGGAAGGCGCTCAAAGAGGAATACGGCCGGTATCCGCTACGGGTCTCCCACCCTTCGGAAGAATCCGGTTTCGACGGCGACGCTCACTTCGACAAGGCGATGCTGGCTCTGGAGGAACTGGCCGGCCTGGCTCTGGATCGCTATCGGTCAGAGAAGGAACAGGACTCGCTGCTGGATTTCGAAGATCTTCTGGCGCTGGCTCGTTCGTTGATCCGCTTGCCGGACGTTCGCAGAACGCTTCGAAGCCGGCATCGGTTCTTCCTGGTGGACGAATTCCAGGACACCAACCGCCTGCAATGGGAGATTCTCAAGCCGCTCGTGGGCGCCGGCGCGAATTTCTTCGCCGTCGGCGACGACAAGCAGTCCATCTACCGCTTCCGGGATGCGGACGTCGCGGTATTTCGAGCGGTTCGAAAGTGGGTCCGGAAGCGGGGACGCGTCGTCGAGCTTCGCCGGAACTACCGTTCTCATTCCAGCCTGGTGCGATTCAGCAACCGGGTCTTCCGGTACTTGATGCAGCCGGGATTGGACTACGAAGCCGTTCATCAGGAGATGACCCCCGTCCGGAAAGAGTCCGCCGTCGCGGACCCGGGTGTCCGTGGTTTGCTCTACGAGAAGCTCCCGCAAGGTTACGGCACCGAGGCCGAAGTCGCGGCGGAGGCGGCCATGGAACTGCTGTCGGAGGGGTTCCAGGCTCGTGAAATCGCTGTATTGCTCCGGAACCGCACCCGGCTCCGGGAGTTCGAGAACGCTTTCTGCCGCTGGGATTTGCCATTTTCCGCCCGCGGGGGCAATCGGCTTCACGATCAGCCGGAGATCGTGGACCTGACGAATCTGCTCCGCTTTCTGGATGATCCAGGGAGGGACCTGGAATTGTTGGGGGTGCTCCGGAGTCCCCTGTTCAATTTCTCGGACGAGGATCTTCTGCTCCTGTCGCTGCAGGAGGGGTCCGGGATCTGGAGCAAGCTTCGGTCCGGCGAGCCTCCCTCGGGGGCCTGGCCCCGGCATTGGATCTTCGCGCGGGAATCGTTGGGCGCATGGGTCCAGGCGCCGTACCAGGGATCGGCCGCCATTTTGTCTCAAGTGATCGCAGAGACCGGCTACGATGAGATCATGGCGGCCGGAGGCCGGGGAGATCTGGCCCGCAACAGTATCCGCCGGCTGTTGGAACTGGCTCGAAGATTCGAGATCGGCCATGGTCCTTCACGGCGCCCATTTTGCCGCTACCTGGAGGGACTTCGCCGGCTCGGGGCCCAAGAAGGAGGATTTGCGGAAGGCGGCTCGGACCGGATTAGTGTCCACACCATTCACGGAGCCAAGGGCCTGCAATTTCCGGCGGTCATCCTTCCCGATCTGGGCGCCCCGCTTCTGGCCGGGATGATCGATCCGTTCTTTGGCCAGGCTGTGGGGAAGGAGGAGAACCAGTATTGTTTCGGCCTCGCGATCCGCAACCCACTGCGGGGATATGAGCGGTACCGGCATCCTCACTACGAGATGTTGCGGCGGCTGGACCGGTATCGCCAGACGGCCGAAGAGAAACGGCTCCTCTACGTGGCGCTGACCCGGGCCCGCGAGAGGTTGGTCCTGATCGGGAGGAAGTCGGGGCGGCCCTCCTACGCCCGCTGGTTGCAGGAGGCGGACGCAGAGACGTACATGACCCCGCTGACCCTCCGGACTCTCGACGGTTCCCGCAAATCAGCCGGCCGGGAGCCCGGGGAGAACGAGCTCTCTCCCACGGTCTCGACCCAGGTTCTCACCGGGCAATCGGCCTTGGCGAGCCGGGATAACCGTCTCGCTCCGGGCGCCGACAGTTGGAGCAAGACCACCTGGACACCGACCGAGATCGTCTCCTACTATCGATGCCCCCGGAGCTTCTTCCATTCCCGGGTGGAGGGACGCGTGGAGGCTCCGGCCTCGGGTTGGCGAGCGAGCCCGTCGGCGTTGGTGGGCTCCGCCGTGCACGAGCTGCTTGAGAAACCGGGCGCGCTGGGAGATGAAGCGGCGGTGGAACGATTCCTGGACCGGTGGCGGACGAGGCTTGGCCCGCTCTACTCGGAGGAGGAGATTCGACGAATGAGCCGGCGCATCGAAAAAAGCATCGAGGGTGTCCGGAAGAGCCGCTTGGCGGAACGTCTCGCTTCCGCCCGCAAAGTCTTCAGCGAAAAACGATTCCATGTCGTGGAGCAGGGCCGCCTGGTGACGGGGATTATCGACAAGCTCTTTCAGGAGGGGAACGGCCGCTGGGTCGTCGTGGACTTCAAGACGACACGCCGGACTGAACCTGGAGAGGGACAGGAGATCGTAGAGAAGGGTTACCGTCTCCAGGTCCGGATCTACCTGTGGGCCGTGTCCCGGATCTTGGAAACCATGAATCTGGCGGGGCGCCTGCTGTTCACGGAGGCTGGAACTCTGCGGCCGGTGACCTTCGACGCCAGCGTCGCGGCCCGATGCGGGGATCTGGTCGGCAGGCTGCCCCAAACTCCGGATCCGCACCGTTTTCCCCGGACCCGGATCGCCGAAACCTGTTCCGGATGCGGCTTCATGACCAGGGGTTTGTGCCCGGGGGCCGCGGGACCCCATCCCGATTGA
- a CDS encoding electron transfer flavoprotein-ubiquinone oxidoreductase: protein MQREQLEVDVLFVGAGPACLSAAFHLSRLVSRHDREVEAGTRPGPLLGEQLLLVVEKGKEIGSHALSGAIVDPRAFRALLQDLPGTEPPLDAPVRKEDVLFLTRKRHFRLPVIPPPLHNEGNHVASLGKLVKWLAALCQDHGVEVYPEFPAVKLLLDGNWVVGARMGDRGLDAKGQPRSHYEPGTDVLAKITVLGEGPRGTLTRQAEEQLGLDREGGPQLYSLGVKEVWRVPGIEPGRVWHTLGYPTGTREFGGGFIYTLTQEQVHVGFVVGLDSRDPREDAHRLLQEYKRHPFVRRLLEGGRVVSYGAKAIPEGGYHSMPRPYADGLLLVGDSAGFLNPARLKGIHLAIESGMMAAEAAFEALVARDCSAQRLKRYVELFEASEARKELHGARNFRQSFQRGFWTGVLYNGLQTLTGLGWGGVWKTVPGHERMEKTSGSAAAGPAAPPADGELTFDKLSDVYLSDTAHEEDQPSHLKISDLDLCRDRCRKEYGNPCQHFCPAGVYEMVQDGDRPRLQVNFTNCVHCKTCDILDPYQVILWTPPEGGGGPDYKNL from the coding sequence ATGCAGCGGGAACAGTTGGAGGTGGACGTTCTTTTCGTCGGTGCGGGACCGGCGTGCTTGAGTGCGGCGTTCCACCTGTCGCGTCTGGTGAGCCGGCACGACCGTGAAGTGGAAGCAGGGACCCGGCCGGGTCCGCTCCTGGGTGAGCAGCTCCTGCTGGTGGTGGAGAAGGGCAAGGAGATCGGGTCGCACGCCCTGAGCGGCGCCATCGTGGACCCCAGGGCGTTTCGCGCTCTGCTTCAGGATCTTCCCGGCACGGAACCGCCGCTGGACGCACCGGTGCGGAAAGAGGACGTCCTGTTCCTCACCAGGAAGAGGCATTTCCGGCTTCCCGTGATTCCGCCGCCGCTGCACAACGAAGGCAACCACGTGGCCTCGCTGGGCAAGCTGGTGAAGTGGCTGGCCGCCCTCTGCCAGGACCATGGGGTCGAGGTCTACCCCGAATTCCCGGCGGTGAAGCTGCTCCTGGATGGAAACTGGGTGGTGGGAGCCCGGATGGGAGACCGGGGACTCGACGCCAAGGGACAACCCCGATCGCACTACGAGCCGGGAACCGACGTATTGGCCAAGATCACGGTTCTGGGCGAGGGGCCCAGAGGCACGCTGACCCGCCAGGCGGAGGAGCAACTCGGACTGGACCGTGAAGGCGGCCCTCAGCTCTATTCGCTGGGTGTGAAGGAGGTCTGGCGGGTCCCGGGAATCGAGCCGGGACGGGTCTGGCACACCTTGGGCTACCCGACGGGAACCCGGGAGTTCGGCGGCGGCTTCATCTATACGTTGACTCAGGAGCAGGTCCACGTGGGGTTCGTGGTGGGACTGGACTCGCGGGACCCGCGCGAAGACGCTCACCGTTTGCTTCAGGAATACAAGCGTCATCCCTTCGTGCGCCGGCTTCTGGAAGGAGGCCGGGTGGTCTCCTACGGCGCCAAGGCCATTCCCGAAGGGGGCTACCACTCGATGCCGCGGCCCTACGCCGACGGACTGCTCCTGGTGGGCGATTCGGCCGGTTTCCTCAACCCGGCCCGGCTGAAGGGGATCCACTTGGCCATCGAGTCGGGAATGATGGCGGCCGAGGCGGCGTTCGAGGCCCTGGTGGCTCGTGACTGTTCCGCACAACGGCTGAAACGGTACGTCGAGCTGTTCGAAGCCAGCGAGGCCCGAAAGGAACTCCATGGGGCGCGCAACTTCCGGCAGTCCTTCCAAAGAGGGTTCTGGACGGGAGTCCTCTACAACGGTTTGCAGACGCTGACCGGCCTGGGGTGGGGAGGCGTCTGGAAGACGGTGCCGGGCCATGAGCGGATGGAAAAAACGAGTGGTTCCGCAGCGGCCGGGCCGGCGGCGCCGCCTGCCGACGGCGAGCTCACCTTCGACAAGCTCTCGGACGTCTACCTCTCGGACACGGCGCACGAGGAGGACCAGCCGAGCCACCTGAAGATCTCGGACCTGGACCTCTGCCGGGACCGGTGTCGAAAGGAGTACGGCAATCCCTGCCAGCATTTCTGCCCGGCAGGCGTCTACGAGATGGTGCAGGATGGGGATCGCCCCAGGCTGCAGGTCAACTTCACCAACTGCGTCCACTGCAAGACCTGCGACATCCTGGACCCGTATCAGGTGATCCTGTGGACTCCTCCCGAAGGCGGAGGCGGTCCCGACTACAAGAACCTGTAG